The Aigarchaeota archaeon genome contains a region encoding:
- a CDS encoding ABC transporter ATP-binding protein, whose translation MIEVKNLNSGYRKLQVLFDVSANFQPGKINTIVGPNGSGKSTLLKSIFGLATIYSGSVKFEGTEIVGKPPHEIAKLGIAYLPQLGKIFENLSVEENMMMAGYTLDKSERAERLKEVCDIFPVVKKYWRTKAGLLSGGERQMVAMAMALLRRPRVMMFDEPTSELAPKVANIVLEKIVELRDTMKITIILVEQNAKRALEIGDRAYLLVGGRLSFEGRCDELLAHSQLSTLYLGLGSGS comes from the coding sequence GTGATAGAAGTCAAGAACTTAAACTCAGGCTATCGCAAGCTACAGGTACTCTTTGACGTATCGGCCAATTTTCAACCCGGAAAGATAAACACGATAGTCGGGCCTAACGGAAGTGGAAAGAGTACGTTACTAAAATCCATATTCGGACTAGCAACGATTTACTCTGGCTCGGTGAAGTTTGAGGGTACGGAGATCGTTGGTAAACCTCCGCACGAGATAGCTAAGCTCGGTATAGCCTACTTACCTCAGCTTGGTAAGATTTTCGAAAACCTAAGCGTGGAAGAGAACATGATGATGGCAGGCTATACTCTCGACAAGTCCGAGAGAGCAGAGAGGTTAAAGGAGGTTTGCGATATCTTCCCCGTCGTGAAGAAGTATTGGCGGACCAAAGCCGGCTTGCTAAGCGGTGGCGAGAGGCAGATGGTCGCGATGGCTATGGCGCTCTTGAGAAGGCCTAGAGTAATGATGTTCGACGAGCCAACGAGCGAGCTTGCGCCAAAGGTCGCTAACATTGTACTCGAGAAAATAGTCGAACTTAGAGATACTATGAAGATCACTATAATACTTGTGGAGCAGAATGCCAAGAGAGCCCTTGAAATAGGTGATAGAGCCTACCTGCTGGTGGGCGGAAGGCTCTCGTTTGAGGGAAGGTGTGACGAGCTACTGGCGCACTCGCAACTTTCAACACTCTATCTCGGATTGGGTAGCGGCTCCTAA
- a CDS encoding ABC transporter ATP-binding protein, translated as MPEYVLKIREVTKSFGGLLAVAGVSMDVEKNTLTILIGPNGSGKTTLINLITGVYRPDRGRIFFDGLDITDFPSHEIFRLGISRTFQIPQPFRKLTVLENMLTVYPGNPGEGFVSALKRNNWRKFEEEAVEKALELLKFLKLDHLWHQEAEKLSGGQMKLLEIGRALMAGAKLLIMDEPIAGVNPVIAHDIFKTLRKLKDEKNLTILTVEHRLDIALRYVDYVYVMAAGSMIASGKPEEVVSDKRVIDAYLGG; from the coding sequence ATGCCGGAATATGTACTAAAGATCAGAGAAGTTACGAAAAGTTTCGGCGGACTCTTAGCCGTAGCAGGGGTTAGCATGGATGTTGAGAAAAACACTCTAACGATTCTGATAGGACCTAACGGAAGTGGCAAGACTACGCTCATAAATCTGATAACAGGGGTATACAGGCCAGACCGTGGAAGAATCTTCTTTGATGGTTTAGACATAACTGATTTTCCGTCTCACGAGATATTCAGGCTCGGAATATCCAGGACTTTCCAGATACCGCAGCCCTTCAGAAAGCTTACGGTTCTAGAAAACATGCTTACGGTCTATCCGGGAAACCCTGGAGAAGGTTTCGTATCGGCCCTGAAGAGGAACAATTGGAGAAAGTTTGAGGAAGAAGCCGTCGAGAAGGCTCTGGAGCTCCTCAAATTCCTTAAGCTAGACCACTTGTGGCATCAGGAGGCCGAGAAGCTGAGCGGAGGACAAATGAAGCTCCTAGAGATCGGGAGGGCGCTCATGGCCGGTGCGAAGTTGCTGATAATGGACGAGCCGATAGCCGGCGTAAATCCAGTAATCGCCCATGATATATTCAAAACGCTCAGGAAGCTTAAAGATGAAAAGAACCTAACCATACTCACCGTAGAGCATAGGCTTGACATCGCCCTCCGTTATGTCGACTATGTTTACGTGATGGCAGCAGGTTCCATGATAGCGTCCGGAAAACCAGAAGAGGTGGTCTCAGACAAAAGGGTTATTGATGCTTATCTAGGAGGGTAG
- a CDS encoding ABC transporter substrate-binding protein, with the protein MKIKGVTKAVAVVVSIITLLIGIGIGYVVTSYVAPVAPAAPKVGLSGEIPIGVLLPLSGPLATLGEPNRPALLIAADEINSLLAKSGANWRLKLYIEDTETKPEVALEKLMSLHAKGIKIVIGPMGSGEVLKIKEYADSNKILIISQSSTSPRLWIKNDYVYRFVPNDLYQGPIGPKFAKKLGATHMFIVYLANPWGDGLAEVSEKTANELGIKVAGKFRIAEAATDYSAEVSSLVAEVNKLVGQGVPPEKIMIHLITYGEATTFMLSAREYDVLWKVKWFGSDGTAYEGTLLNERKTAEFSSSVRFVSPIFAPTKTPRYQEVLNKIVSQLGRSPPPYAFNAYDALWVVALCLITTNKYDADAVISVMPSILKNYYGSSGYIELDEAGDRIAADYELAEIVAKDGTYEWATTGVYYGTTGEIVWK; encoded by the coding sequence ATGAAGATAAAAGGTGTAACTAAAGCCGTAGCCGTAGTTGTCTCTATAATAACGTTATTGATCGGTATAGGTATAGGCTATGTGGTTACGTCGTACGTAGCGCCTGTCGCTCCTGCGGCTCCTAAGGTAGGCTTAAGCGGCGAGATACCGATTGGTGTTTTGCTGCCTTTAAGCGGACCTCTTGCAACGCTCGGAGAACCTAATAGACCTGCCCTACTCATAGCCGCCGATGAGATAAATAGCCTTCTAGCAAAGTCAGGAGCCAACTGGAGGTTGAAACTCTACATCGAGGATACGGAGACAAAGCCCGAGGTTGCATTGGAGAAACTAATGAGCTTACATGCGAAGGGCATCAAGATAGTTATTGGACCTATGGGTAGCGGAGAGGTGTTGAAGATAAAAGAGTATGCTGACTCAAACAAAATACTGATCATATCACAATCTTCGACCTCGCCGAGGCTCTGGATAAAGAATGACTATGTCTACAGGTTTGTTCCGAACGACCTTTACCAAGGACCGATAGGGCCGAAATTTGCCAAAAAGCTTGGTGCAACTCATATGTTCATCGTATACTTGGCTAACCCCTGGGGCGATGGCTTAGCGGAGGTATCTGAAAAGACTGCGAATGAGCTCGGCATAAAGGTTGCGGGAAAGTTTAGGATAGCTGAAGCTGCGACGGATTACTCTGCCGAGGTTTCGAGCCTTGTAGCAGAAGTCAACAAATTGGTAGGACAGGGTGTTCCACCTGAAAAGATAATGATACACCTGATAACTTACGGTGAGGCTACGACCTTCATGCTCTCTGCCAGAGAGTACGACGTTCTCTGGAAAGTGAAGTGGTTTGGAAGTGACGGTACTGCATACGAGGGCACGCTCCTCAATGAGAGAAAGACGGCAGAGTTCTCATCTAGTGTTAGATTCGTAAGCCCAATATTCGCACCAACAAAGACGCCGAGGTACCAAGAGGTATTGAACAAGATTGTCAGCCAGCTTGGAAGATCACCGCCGCCTTATGCTTTCAACGCCTATGACGCTTTATGGGTAGTGGCGCTTTGCTTGATTACGACTAACAAATATGATGCTGATGCCGTTATATCCGTCATGCCCAGCATACTTAAAAATTACTACGGCTCGAGCGGTTACATTGAGCTCGACGAGGCGGGAGACAGGATCGCGGCAGACTACGAATTGGCCGAAATCGTAGCAAAAGACGGCACATACGAATGGGCAACCACGGGAGTATATTACGGAACGACGGGCGAAATCGTCTGGAAGTGA
- a CDS encoding branched-chain amino acid ABC transporter permease — MTLLLIRDAIIFSSLMIMLSAGLTLTYMTTKVPNFAHGDFATLNVYLSLALVRLLNINPYLSTVSAFMLGGLAALILYLAVLKPLMDRGANYVILMIATIAYDMILISLINIFADYLNRVHKLITRLFQLKGFDIEIFGQPGLFVIAPILAFVMITSLYFFLNKTKFGIAMRAAIENPSLAEIVGININLMYAVSWFISGGLAGVVGALMPLYMTCNPDLGIRLLISIFAASILGGLSNIYGALVGGAVIGLAEVLGTGYLSMTLGPWVVPYRPVIPLIIMMLTLLLVPKGLAGVDWKRFIKKVG, encoded by the coding sequence TTGACTCTTCTCCTGATTAGGGATGCCATAATCTTCAGCTCATTGATGATTATGCTTAGTGCGGGCTTAACGTTGACGTATATGACGACGAAGGTTCCTAACTTCGCCCATGGAGACTTCGCTACACTTAATGTATACTTGAGTCTAGCTTTAGTCCGACTACTCAACATTAACCCGTATCTCAGCACTGTTTCAGCGTTCATGTTAGGAGGGTTAGCAGCCCTAATACTCTACTTGGCAGTGCTGAAACCTTTGATGGATAGAGGTGCGAACTATGTAATCTTAATGATCGCGACAATAGCATACGATATGATCCTCATATCGCTGATCAACATATTTGCTGATTATCTTAACAGGGTTCATAAGCTTATTACAAGACTCTTCCAGTTGAAGGGTTTTGATATCGAGATATTCGGGCAGCCAGGATTGTTTGTCATAGCGCCCATTCTTGCCTTCGTTATGATAACATCACTTTACTTCTTCTTAAACAAGACGAAGTTTGGAATAGCGATGAGGGCTGCAATAGAGAACCCATCTTTGGCAGAAATTGTTGGGATAAATATCAACTTAATGTATGCGGTTTCATGGTTCATCTCAGGCGGACTGGCAGGTGTCGTCGGTGCTCTAATGCCGCTTTATATGACCTGCAACCCAGACTTAGGGATAAGGTTGCTGATCAGCATATTCGCCGCAAGCATTCTGGGAGGTTTGAGTAACATATACGGAGCCCTTGTCGGGGGAGCCGTGATAGGTTTAGCCGAGGTACTGGGAACTGGTTATCTATCGATGACCCTTGGGCCTTGGGTTGTTCCTTATCGTCCTGTGATACCTTTAATCATAATGATGCTGACGTTGCTCCTTGTTCCGAAGGGTTTGGCTGGTGTAGATTGGAAGAGATTTATAAAGAAGGTAGGTTAG
- a CDS encoding branched-chain amino acid ABC transporter permease — protein MALPIPLTFLIDLLTFFGIFAIISMSLNLEFGYAGIPNFGKLLAVAGGAFFVGAIPGRVIAYLFNLPAEFDFITNNLEVVSSINQILMFEPVTSIFYLLVSLIGAALSGAALGYIASYPGIRLRGDYLAMTLLAMAEVFRIVGDNWEPFVGGSLGVRIPDPFRWVGGEYRPLYVALTILLVTAAIFIYLELVSRSPLGRTLRAIRDDELSARVYGKDVDRLRIKTLIVGCAIAAIGGALYSFLTASVSARDFNRVTHTFWPWVMVIVGGAGNNLGALIGAGIFVTLRRLITFYKSYFETIVPFDVVWLEYMLLGLALILVLLYRPEGLVPERPTKTLKHSYIVKLISRIKSNEGA, from the coding sequence ATGGCGCTTCCTATTCCGCTTACGTTTCTAATTGACTTGTTGACGTTCTTTGGAATATTCGCTATAATATCCATGAGTCTAAACCTCGAATTCGGTTACGCTGGAATACCAAACTTTGGCAAGCTGTTAGCCGTTGCAGGAGGTGCTTTCTTCGTTGGAGCAATTCCGGGTAGAGTTATCGCGTATCTATTCAATTTACCTGCAGAATTTGACTTTATCACAAACAACTTAGAAGTCGTATCCTCGATCAACCAAATTTTAATGTTCGAACCCGTGACCTCGATCTTCTATCTTTTGGTGTCACTGATAGGGGCGGCATTATCCGGAGCGGCTTTGGGATACATCGCATCCTATCCCGGAATAAGGCTCAGGGGCGATTATCTCGCTATGACACTTTTAGCTATGGCCGAGGTGTTTAGGATCGTAGGAGATAACTGGGAACCATTCGTCGGAGGTAGCTTAGGTGTCCGAATACCAGACCCATTCAGGTGGGTCGGTGGAGAATATAGACCACTTTATGTAGCTCTGACGATACTGTTGGTAACTGCTGCGATATTCATCTACTTGGAGCTCGTTAGTAGGTCGCCGCTTGGTAGGACGCTTAGAGCGATAAGGGACGATGAACTCTCGGCCAGAGTTTATGGAAAAGACGTAGACAGGCTAAGGATAAAGACGCTGATCGTGGGATGTGCGATAGCTGCAATCGGAGGAGCGCTATATTCATTCCTCACAGCGAGCGTGTCGGCTCGCGATTTCAACAGAGTCACGCATACTTTTTGGCCATGGGTTATGGTGATCGTCGGAGGTGCTGGCAACAACCTTGGAGCTCTGATAGGGGCTGGCATATTCGTGACACTCCGTAGGCTCATAACGTTCTACAAAAGTTACTTCGAGACGATCGTTCCATTCGACGTCGTCTGGCTCGAGTATATGCTGCTTGGACTTGCGCTCATTCTCGTCCTGCTTTACAGACCTGAGGGGCTGGTACCCGAAAGACCGACAAAAACCCTAAAACACAGCTATATCGTCAAGTTGATCTCGCGTATCAAGTCTAATGAAGGTGCATGA
- a CDS encoding LysR family transcriptional regulator — MKGPRLHDLTIRAEVFLEWKGEIILDSKLAKVLREVEQRGSLLTACRTVGVPYARTWERLAKVEDMFGERLLEAKRGGPGGGGAKLTKLGKELIKLYLDAEAKLGDSFRTTSETSVMKKMPDLAVMGSNDPALDVLIGIFRTKKPDLDVEISWLGSAGGLAALMIGDAHIAGVHLLDPVTGKYNVPFLSRYWLEGRAVVVRGYQRELGLAFRPDTKVSGISDLLDRKLKLVNRNPGSGTRILLDHLLKQAALDRGIDPADVPRLVKNYDREVKTHVEVAKEIATGAADVGITVRYAAELYGLQFMRLVWEWYDLAVLKEVMRRETVREFLNLLTSKDFIQAIKRMRGYRITSETGNIVSE, encoded by the coding sequence TTGAAAGGGCCACGTCTACATGACCTAACAATTAGGGCTGAGGTCTTCTTAGAATGGAAAGGTGAGATTATCCTTGACTCAAAGCTTGCTAAAGTGTTGCGTGAAGTAGAACAGAGGGGCTCTTTGCTGACAGCATGCAGAACCGTCGGCGTACCTTACGCGAGGACTTGGGAAAGACTGGCAAAGGTTGAGGATATGTTCGGAGAAAGGTTACTCGAAGCCAAGCGTGGCGGTCCCGGAGGTGGAGGCGCAAAACTCACGAAGCTCGGCAAGGAACTCATTAAGCTTTACCTCGATGCTGAGGCTAAGCTCGGCGACTCATTCAGAACGACATCGGAGACAAGCGTCATGAAGAAGATGCCCGACCTAGCAGTGATGGGAAGCAACGATCCAGCGCTAGACGTTCTCATTGGAATCTTTAGGACGAAAAAGCCCGACTTGGACGTCGAAATCTCCTGGCTCGGCTCGGCAGGTGGTCTAGCCGCGCTCATGATAGGTGATGCACATATAGCCGGAGTCCATCTCCTAGACCCCGTGACAGGTAAGTACAACGTCCCCTTCTTAAGCCGTTACTGGCTCGAGGGTAGGGCTGTAGTAGTCAGAGGTTATCAGCGGGAACTCGGTTTAGCTTTTAGACCCGACACGAAAGTCAGCGGGATCTCGGACTTACTGGATCGTAAACTCAAACTCGTGAACAGAAATCCGGGTTCGGGCACGAGAATCTTGTTGGACCACTTACTTAAGCAAGCGGCACTCGACAGAGGCATAGACCCGGCCGATGTGCCACGACTCGTCAAGAACTACGATAGGGAGGTCAAGACACATGTCGAGGTAGCTAAGGAGATAGCAACCGGTGCCGCTGACGTAGGCATAACCGTGAGGTACGCCGCGGAACTCTACGGCCTACAATTTATGAGACTCGTATGGGAATGGTACGATTTAGCGGTCTTAAAAGAAGTCATGAGAAGGGAAACGGTAAGGGAATTTCTTAACCTTCTGACATCCAAGGATTTTATACAAGCAATAAAGCGAATGAGGGGTTACAGAATAACGAGCGAAACCGGCAATATCGTCAGTGAATAA
- a CDS encoding substrate-binding domain-containing protein: protein MMRVKMRWIAVTLVIVVAVSILLLSAYQVGHHENVLRVTTTTSLYNTGLLDKLAEAFKQKNPEVSIHFIAVGSGEALRRAAQGDADIVISHAPNLEKQYLDDRTLKLGGILAYNYFIVVGPSDDPAGIAGMDPVSAMARLYETGESGKVMFVSRADKSGTHVRELMLWSLAGITPSGRAWYLELGVDMAQALMVANEKRAYILSDVGTYLKFKNRLGELRPLIEKGDVLINIYSVYVVNKTKVPGVNEKLAEAFVNFILSEEGQKIIGDYGITEYGEPLFFAAKNEPNERLKSAWERVAEFRMN, encoded by the coding sequence ATGATGCGTGTGAAAATGAGATGGATAGCCGTAACGCTCGTCATCGTAGTAGCGGTTTCTATTCTTTTGCTTTCTGCCTACCAGGTAGGACACCACGAGAACGTGCTTCGTGTTACTACGACAACGAGCTTATACAACACGGGCCTTCTCGACAAACTGGCTGAAGCGTTTAAGCAAAAGAATCCAGAAGTCTCAATTCATTTCATCGCGGTCGGTAGCGGCGAGGCTTTACGAAGAGCTGCGCAAGGCGATGCAGACATCGTTATATCGCATGCGCCAAACCTCGAGAAGCAATACCTCGACGATAGAACACTTAAGCTCGGCGGGATACTTGCATACAATTATTTCATCGTGGTCGGGCCAAGTGACGATCCTGCCGGCATAGCCGGTATGGACCCTGTTAGCGCTATGGCACGCCTCTACGAAACGGGTGAGAGTGGAAAGGTGATGTTCGTATCCAGAGCGGACAAATCAGGGACTCACGTCAGAGAACTGATGTTATGGTCGTTGGCTGGCATTACCCCATCTGGCAGAGCATGGTACTTAGAGCTGGGGGTAGATATGGCGCAGGCTTTGATGGTTGCTAACGAAAAGAGAGCTTACATACTTAGCGACGTCGGCACGTATCTTAAGTTCAAGAACAGGTTGGGCGAGCTCAGACCGCTCATCGAAAAAGGGGACGTTCTGATCAACATCTATTCAGTTTACGTTGTTAACAAGACAAAAGTCCCGGGCGTGAACGAGAAGCTGGCTGAGGCTTTCGTGAATTTCATACTTTCTGAAGAAGGACAGAAAATAATCGGAGATTATGGTATCACCGAGTACGGCGAACCTTTGTTCTTTGCGGCTAAGAATGAACCTAACGAAAGGCTCAAGAGCGCTTGGGAAAGGGTTGCCGAATTTAGGATGAATTGA
- a CDS encoding ABC transporter permease encodes MWQEVAEVVTRSLFVSGTATILAASWSIPIAMVLTAKESEFRKVLLDVMNTFVAIPTVLIGLVLYLLLSRSGPLGFFGILYTPTSIIIGEAILITPLIVSFSASVLRDTRAGIWEMAVSMGATERQALVTMVAESFPRLLTAVLLGFNRAIGELGVALMLGGNIKGLTQVMTTAIALEVSKGEFELALTFGGILLLVTFAVTVIVRKVGKTI; translated from the coding sequence ATGTGGCAAGAGGTTGCCGAGGTTGTTACGAGGTCTCTATTCGTTTCGGGTACGGCTACGATACTTGCTGCATCATGGAGCATACCTATTGCTATGGTTCTGACGGCTAAAGAGTCTGAGTTCAGGAAAGTGTTGCTTGATGTGATGAATACGTTCGTCGCAATTCCGACCGTCTTAATCGGCCTCGTTCTCTATCTTTTGCTCTCACGTTCCGGTCCTTTAGGTTTCTTCGGCATACTTTACACACCTACCTCAATCATTATCGGTGAGGCCATTCTGATAACACCTCTCATAGTTTCGTTTAGTGCATCTGTACTCCGCGATACGAGGGCAGGCATCTGGGAGATGGCCGTCTCAATGGGCGCAACCGAAAGGCAGGCATTGGTTACGATGGTTGCCGAGTCGTTTCCGAGGCTATTGACGGCGGTTCTCTTGGGCTTCAATAGGGCAATAGGCGAGCTAGGTGTAGCCCTGATGCTCGGAGGCAATATAAAAGGGCTCACACAGGTCATGACAACGGCCATAGCATTGGAGGTCTCTAAAGGCGAATTTGAACTTGCCCTAACGTTCGGAGGGATATTGCTTCTCGTTACGTTTGCGGTAACGGTAATCGTCAGAAAGGTGGGCAAGACCATATGA
- a CDS encoding energy-coupling factor ABC transporter ATP-binding protein produces MIELKKVSFAYMNEDVIKDASLTFGPGVTAIIGPNGSGKTTLLKLAAAIYRPRVGEVLIDGVNPWSVSEVSKVSVRRNVVYVHEKPIMLRGSVADNVAYGLRVRNLPDDEVVVRTEEALEALGIKHLAYEKARTLSAGQQQKVALARALAVRPKNLLLDEPTANLDKNGRETFTELIKELVRKGVCIAIATHDRLLALKLMDRVVLVENKTAVFVGNLELTE; encoded by the coding sequence ATGATAGAGCTAAAGAAAGTTTCGTTCGCGTATATGAATGAGGACGTCATCAAGGACGCGAGCCTTACGTTTGGTCCTGGCGTAACCGCGATCATAGGACCAAATGGTTCGGGAAAAACCACACTACTGAAACTGGCCGCCGCTATATACAGACCGCGGGTAGGCGAGGTTTTGATAGACGGCGTTAACCCTTGGTCCGTATCAGAAGTATCCAAAGTTTCTGTTAGGCGGAATGTTGTTTATGTGCATGAGAAGCCCATCATGCTCAGGGGCAGCGTTGCCGATAACGTCGCTTACGGCCTGAGGGTTAGGAATTTGCCTGACGACGAGGTGGTTGTTAGGACTGAGGAGGCGCTCGAGGCGCTTGGTATCAAACATTTAGCGTATGAAAAAGCTCGAACACTTTCTGCTGGACAACAACAGAAGGTAGCCCTAGCGAGAGCCTTAGCCGTAAGGCCGAAGAATCTATTGCTCGATGAACCTACGGCAAACTTGGACAAAAACGGTCGTGAAACCTTCACTGAGTTAATAAAAGAGCTTGTAAGGAAAGGCGTTTGCATTGCCATAGCGACACATGACAGGCTTCTCGCCCTGAAGCTAATGGACAGAGTCGTTCTCGTAGAGAACAAGACGGCCGTCTTTGTTGGAAATCTAGAACTCACTGAATGA
- a CDS encoding PRC-barrel domain-containing protein, with product MSGLTRSQLIGKQVYNPDGTLVGTINDVELIIDRNEVALQVQTKYRTVEYIPWTRVNAVGDIVLLKEKVEIQAPQAPPLEVPKPVSQTVTEKLGGIGESIKSLVKPSNVKCPSCGEKATYIPQYKRYYCYKCAKYID from the coding sequence GTGTCAGGCTTAACTAGAAGTCAACTTATAGGCAAACAAGTTTACAACCCTGACGGAACGTTGGTAGGGACAATAAACGATGTTGAGCTAATCATAGACAGAAATGAAGTGGCCCTTCAGGTACAGACCAAGTACAGGACCGTGGAGTACATACCGTGGACAAGGGTGAATGCCGTTGGTGACATCGTTTTACTGAAGGAGAAAGTTGAGATACAAGCACCACAAGCACCCCCATTAGAAGTGCCCAAACCCGTTTCCCAAACGGTGACGGAGAAGCTTGGTGGAATAGGCGAGTCCATAAAGTCTCTCGTTAAGCCTAGCAACGTAAAATGTCCTAGTTGCGGCGAAAAGGCAACGTACATACCCCAGTATAAAAGATACTACTGCTACAAATGCGCGAAATACATCGATTAA